A genomic window from Candidatus Thiocaldithrix dubininis includes:
- the folC gene encoding bifunctional tetrahydrofolate synthase/dihydrofolate synthase, protein MRSLADWLTWQEGLHLSAIDLGLTRIRQVAARLNLLTPTVPIVTVAGTNGKGSTCAMLTQALHLQGYKVGTYTSPHILHYNERIAINGQPVDDTFICQAFAAIDAARADISLTYFEFGTLAAVWCFQQAQVDVMVLEVGLGGRLDAVNLWDADVGIITSIGIDHVEWLGSTREAIGYEKAGIMRAHKPIVCGDPNPPASIAEQAQAVAAVLYQYGRDFNAEDLPQPRLLGAHQLQNAACVREGLLQLAPRLPISLESIKQGIEQAQVLGRLQRLQTQPELYIDVAHNPHAVKELAEWLKKNPSDGKLFVIFSILADKDSTGVIDIMRPLVDEWALVQLTGSRAVDIGVLKTQMLAQGVTAPIQLYSNFQTAWDNVKQAANTNDRIIAFGSFLVVTGMLTTLEH, encoded by the coding sequence GTGAGGTCATTAGCCGATTGGTTAACATGGCAGGAAGGCTTGCACTTATCTGCCATTGATTTAGGGTTAACGCGGATTCGGCAAGTTGCAGCGCGGCTGAATTTGCTCACGCCGACCGTGCCGATTGTGACGGTCGCGGGTACAAATGGCAAAGGCTCAACCTGCGCTATGTTAACGCAAGCCTTGCATTTACAAGGCTATAAGGTGGGCACGTATACCTCACCGCATATTCTGCATTACAACGAGCGCATTGCGATTAATGGGCAGCCGGTTGATGATACATTTATTTGCCAAGCCTTTGCTGCGATTGATGCCGCGCGCGCGGATATTTCCCTAACTTATTTTGAGTTTGGTACATTGGCGGCGGTTTGGTGCTTTCAACAAGCGCAAGTTGACGTTATGGTGCTGGAAGTAGGTTTAGGCGGGCGTTTAGATGCGGTCAATCTATGGGATGCTGATGTAGGGATTATTACCAGCATTGGTATCGACCATGTGGAATGGTTAGGCAGTACCCGTGAAGCCATTGGCTATGAGAAAGCGGGCATTATGCGCGCGCATAAACCGATTGTCTGTGGTGACCCTAATCCACCCGCTAGTATTGCAGAACAAGCACAAGCGGTGGCTGCGGTGTTATATCAATACGGTCGAGATTTTAATGCAGAGGATTTGCCGCAACCGCGTTTATTGGGCGCACATCAATTACAGAATGCGGCTTGTGTGCGTGAAGGTTTGCTGCAATTAGCACCACGTTTGCCGATTAGCCTAGAGTCTATTAAACAGGGAATTGAACAAGCACAGGTGCTGGGGCGTTTACAACGCTTGCAAACCCAGCCTGAGCTGTATATTGATGTGGCGCATAATCCACACGCTGTAAAAGAATTAGCGGAATGGCTGAAAAAAAATCCAAGCGATGGAAAATTATTCGTGATTTTTTCTATACTTGCGGATAAGGATAGTACTGGGGTCATCGACATTATGCGCCCACTGGTCGATGAGTGGGCATTAGTGCAACTAACAGGTTCGCGTGCGGTCGATATTGGGGTGTTGAAAACACAAATGTTAGCACAGGGTGTAACCGCACCAATTCAGTTATATAGTAATTTTCAAACCGCATGGGACAATGTTAAACAAGCAGCCAATACCAATGATCGCATTATTGCTTTTGGTTCGTTTTTAGTGGTTACCGGTATGCTAACCACGTTAGAGCACTAA
- a CDS encoding SPOR domain-containing protein — MDNKATTKRMIGAVVLVLVAALLLAWLLKGKNRDLQNANLNQPAETKTILGFPEVSTDANGKPILVPQDNTATTAGAGTTLDGSNATQPQAIPVETAPVATNTATAPAAGFAVRPTAPAPSESRQVVDTDGQLKNGLGNMGSNDTKAPSTASTTTTTDLTGTETQPLNLPNSESKATGSQAAESASSKDRPAASRNTVSAPEEKRSPRPVLVGEKPVPKATETPAKSMSAIEKAAAEKSLALAKAEKGEKASVVSTKDSETTTDGDYSIQLMASSDKAKAEEVRKSMTAEGYKVALVEAKVDGKAIYRVRVGDYPKKEDAAAAQAKMKERYTKNTYVQNSFVTR; from the coding sequence ATGGATAATAAGGCGACCACCAAACGTATGATTGGCGCAGTTGTGCTGGTTCTTGTAGCCGCATTACTGTTAGCTTGGTTATTAAAAGGTAAAAACCGCGATTTGCAGAACGCGAATCTTAATCAACCGGCTGAAACCAAAACGATCTTAGGTTTCCCCGAAGTTTCAACGGATGCCAATGGCAAACCTATTTTAGTGCCGCAAGATAATACCGCTACAACGGCGGGAGCGGGCACTACTCTGGACGGTAGTAATGCAACACAGCCGCAAGCGATTCCAGTGGAAACAGCACCAGTAGCTACTAATACAGCAACTGCACCTGCGGCTGGTTTTGCCGTACGTCCAACTGCACCCGCACCGTCAGAAAGCCGTCAAGTGGTAGATACCGATGGGCAACTGAAAAATGGCTTAGGCAATATGGGATCAAACGATACCAAAGCGCCGTCGACCGCTAGTACGACAACCACGACCGATTTGACCGGTACAGAAACGCAACCCTTGAACTTGCCTAATTCCGAATCTAAAGCCACTGGCAGTCAAGCGGCTGAATCTGCGTCTAGTAAAGACCGTCCCGCTGCAAGCAGAAATACTGTTAGTGCGCCGGAAGAGAAACGCAGCCCTCGACCTGTTTTAGTGGGTGAAAAACCTGTACCAAAAGCAACAGAAACGCCTGCTAAATCAATGTCTGCTATTGAAAAAGCAGCGGCTGAGAAATCATTAGCCCTCGCTAAAGCGGAAAAAGGCGAAAAAGCTTCGGTTGTTTCTACTAAAGATAGTGAAACTACCACCGATGGTGATTATTCTATTCAATTAATGGCAAGCTCCGATAAAGCCAAAGCGGAAGAAGTACGTAAGTCTATGACGGCTGAAGGCTATAAAGTGGCTTTAGTCGAAGCCAAGGTCGATGGCAAAGCGATTTATCGTGTACGTGTAGGCGATTATCCGAAAAAAGAAGATGCAGCAGCGGCACAAGCTAAGATGAAAGAGCGTTATACTAAAAATACGTACGTTCAAAATAGCTTTGTAACCCGATAA